In a single window of the Xiphophorus couchianus chromosome 10, X_couchianus-1.0, whole genome shotgun sequence genome:
- the gch2 gene encoding GTP cyclohydrolase 2, with the protein MNSHCNGKVGETAVEFHCDNGFSDLIIDTKKSAVVHRKHETSRKEVEDESRLPALEAAYTSILRHLGEDKDREGLLRTPLRAAKAIQFLTKGYHETIDDILNNAIFDEDHDEMVIVKDIDLFSLCEHHLVPFFGKVHIGYIPNKKVVGLSKLARIVEIFSRRLQVQERLTKQIAMGICEALQPKGVAVVIEAAHMCMVMRGVQKMNSRTVTSTMLGVYLEDPKTREEFLALAVHA; encoded by the exons ATGAATTCTCACTGCAACGGGAAAGTCGGAGAAACCGCGGTGGAGTTCCACTGCGACAATGGCTTCAGCGACCTCATCATCGACACCAAGAAGTCCGCCGTTGTCCACCGCAAGCATGAGACATCCCGCAAGGAGGTCGAGGACGAGTCCCGCTTACCAGCGCTGGAGGCCGCCTACACCAGCATCCTGCGGCACCTGGGAGAGGACAAGGACCGGGAGGGTCTGTTGCGCACGCCGCTGCGCGCCGCCAAGGCCATCCAGTTCCTCACCAAGGGCTACCATGAAACCATCGATG ACATCCTAAACAACGCCATATTTGACGAGGACCACGATGAGATGGTGATTGTGAAGGACATAGATCTGTTTTCCCTGTGCGAACATCATTTGGTACCATTTTTTGGAAAG GTTCACATTGGCTACATCCCAAACAAAAAAGTGGTGGGACTCAGCAAGCTGGCAAG GATTGTGGAGATCTTCAGCCGCCGACTTCAGG ttcAAGAGCGTCTGACGAAGCAGATCGCCATGGGCATATGTGAAGCGCTGCAGCCAAAAGGCGTAGCTGTAGTTATAGAAGCAGC TCACATGTGCATGGTGATGCGCGGTGTCCAGAAGATGAACAGCCGCACGGTGACGAGCACCATGCTGGGAGTTTACCTCGAGGACCCCAAGACCCGAGAGGAGTTCCTGGCTCTGGCAGTGCACGCCTAA